One genomic window of Notamacropus eugenii isolate mMacEug1 chromosome 6, mMacEug1.pri_v2, whole genome shotgun sequence includes the following:
- the CNGA1 gene encoding cyclic nucleotide-gated channel alpha-1: MLTMKRNVVSTQHSYVNIPKVIAQDTEKEIRRIENGGCSSLSDNDDDSASIMEHGNLHGGDAFRNNSHAKEGISSQRSQYLSGAIALFNINNSSNKDQGVKEEKKKKKEKKNKSSDKKEKKKNKEKEKEKEKENEKKKKDDQNKDKKENEKKEIMVIDPAGNTYYNWLFCITLPVMYNWTMIIARACFEELQSNYLEYWIVCDYLSDAIYLLDMFVRTRTGYLEQGLLVKEEAKLIDKYKSHLQFKLDVLSMVPTDLLLLQLGWNYPEVRLNRLLRISRMFEFFQRTETRTNYPNIFRISNLVMYIVIIIHWNACVYFSISKAVGFGNDTWVYPDVNDPEFGRLARKYVYSLYWSTLTLTTIGETPPPVLDSEYVFVVVDFLIGVLIFATIVGNIGSMISNMNAARAEFQARIDAIKQYMHFRNVSKDMEKRVIKWFDYLWTNKKTVDEREVLKYLPDKLRAEIAISVHLDTLKKVRIFADCEAGLLVELVLKLQPQVYSPGDYICKKGDIGREMYIIKEGKLAVVADDGITQFVVLSDGSYFGEISILNIKGSKAGNRRTANIKSIGYSDLFCLSKDDLMEALTEYPDAKCMLEEKGKQILMKDGLLDLNIANAGSDPKDLEEKVTRMEGSVDLLQTRFARILAEYESMQQKLKQRLTKVERFLKPLIETEFSDIEALETESAPTESTQE, encoded by the exons ATGTTAACCATGAAGAGGAATGTGGTCAGCACTCAGCACTCATATGTGAACATCCCCAAGGTGATTGCTCAAGACACcgaaaaggaaataagaaggaTAGAAAATGGAGGTTGCAG TTCGCTCTCtgacaatgatgatgacagtGCCTCTATCATGGAGCATGGAAACCTCCACGGTGGGGATGCTTTCCGAAATAACTCCCATGCAAAGGAAGGAATATCCTCACAGAG GAGTCAGTACCTCTCTGGTGCCATTGCACTCTTCAACATTAACAACAGCAGCAATAAAGACCA aggggtgaaagaggaaaagaaaaagaaaaaagaaaagaaaaa CAAATCTAGtgataaaaaggagaagaaaaagaataaggaaaaagagaaagaaaaagaaaaagagaatgagaagaaaaagaaagatgatcaaaataaagataagaaagaaaa TGAGAAGAAGGAAATTATGGTTATTGATCCAGCGGGAAACACATATTACAACTGGCTGTTTTGTATTACTTTGCCTGTGATGTACAACTGGACCATGATCATTGCAAG AGCATGCTTTGAGGAACTTCAGTCGAATTACTTAGAATATTGGATTGTTTGTGATTACTTATCGGATGCAATCTATCTTCTTGATATGTTTGTACGAACGAGAACAG GTTACCTGGAACAAGGATTATTGGTGAAAGAAGAGGCTAAACTCATAGACAAATATAAATCACATTTGCAATTTAAACTTGATGTTCTCTCAATGGTACCAACTGATCTGCTGCTTTTACAATTGGGATGGAACTATCCAGAGGTAAGATTAAACCGATTACTCAGGATATCACGTATGTTTGAATTCTTCCAACGGACAGAAACGAGGACAAACTATCCAAACATCTTTAGGATTTCTAACCTTGTCATGTATATTGTGATTATCATCCACTGGAATGCATGTGTATACTTTTCCATTTCTAAGGCCGTTGGATTTGGGAATGATACATGGGTCTATCCTGATGTTAATGACCCTGAATTTGGTCGTCTGGCTAGAAAGTATGTTTACAGTCTCTACTGGTCGACTTTGACCTTAACAACCATTGGTGAAACTCCACCTCCTGTTTTGGACTCTGAGTATGTCTTTGTGGTGGTTGACTTCTTGATTGGAGTGTTAATTTTTGCTACTATCGTCGGTAATATCGGCTCCATGATTTCCAATATGAATGCAGCCAGAGCAGAGTTTCAAGCAAGAATTGATGCTATAAAACAGTATATGCATTTTCGAAATGTAAGCAAAGATATGGAAAAGAGGGTTATCAAGTGGTTTGACTACTTAtggacaaacaaaaaaacagtagATGAAAGGGAAGTCTTGAAATATCTACCAGATAAACTAAGGGCAGAGATTGCCATCAGTGTTCACCTAGACACATTAAAGAAGGTACGTATTTTTGCTGATTGTGAAGCTGGACTATTGGTGGAACTGGTGCTAAAGTTACAGCCTCAGGTCTACAGTCCTGGTGATTACATCTGCAAAAAAGGAGATATTGGACGGGAGATGTACATTATCAAAGAAGGGAAACTGGCTGTGGTAGCTGATGATGGGATCACACAATTTGTGGTCTTGAGTGATGGTAGTTACTTTGGGGAGATTAGCATTCTTAACATTAAAGGTAGCAAAGCTGGGAACCGAAGAACAGCCAATATTAAAAGTATTGGCTACTCAGATCTCTTCTGTCTTTCAAAAGATGATCTCATGGAAGCTCTGACTGAATACCCAGATGCTAAATGCATGCTAGAAGAGAAAGGCAAACAAATCTTGATGAAGGATGGACTGTTGGACTTAAATATTGCAAATGCAGGAAGTGATcctaaggacctagaagagaAGGTGACACGAATGGAGGGATCCGTAGATCTCTTACAAACAAGGTTTGCCAGGATTCTGGCTGAGTATGAATCGATGCAGCAGAAGTTGAAGCAAAGGCTAACTAAAGTTGAGAGATTCTTGAAACCATTAATTGAAACTGAGTTCTCAGATATTGAAGCACTAGAAACAGAGAGTGC